From a region of the Methylocystis hirsuta genome:
- a CDS encoding RNA-binding protein: MREPHVSERTCIVTRRSGAPEAMIRFVRGPDGALAPDIKARLPGRGVWVTARADVVAQAAQKRLFARALKTQIDAAPQLAEDVDRLLEADCLQMLSLANKAGAVAAGFGKVADALAQGSVRALIEASDGGEDGKRKLAQAARRAGSTTPVIGLFSSLQLDLALGRTNVIHAALAGSGPTTAFIGRCRRLAAYRGVCIDGATAMGDEIEAKPSGCAE, encoded by the coding sequence ATGCGCGAGCCGCATGTTTCGGAGAGGACCTGCATCGTGACGCGCCGGAGCGGCGCGCCCGAGGCGATGATCCGCTTCGTGCGCGGGCCGGACGGCGCGCTCGCGCCCGACATCAAGGCGCGGCTCCCTGGCCGCGGCGTCTGGGTGACGGCGCGCGCCGACGTCGTTGCGCAGGCGGCGCAAAAGCGTCTGTTCGCGCGCGCGCTGAAGACGCAGATCGACGCCGCGCCGCAACTGGCCGAGGACGTCGACCGATTGCTCGAAGCCGATTGTCTGCAGATGCTGTCGCTCGCCAATAAGGCGGGCGCCGTTGCGGCCGGCTTCGGCAAGGTCGCCGACGCCCTCGCGCAAGGTTCTGTCCGCGCCCTTATCGAAGCGTCCGACGGCGGCGAAGACGGCAAGCGCAAGCTTGCCCAAGCCGCCCGGCGCGCTGGATCGACGACCCCCGTCATCGGCCTATTTTCGTCGCTGCAATTGGATTTGGCGTTGGGCCGCACAAATGTGATACATGCTGCCCTCGCCGGGAGCGGTCCGACGACGGCTTTCATCGGGCGATGCCGTCGACTCGCAGCCTATCGGGGCGTATGCATCGACGGCGCGACGGCGATGGGCGACGAAATCGAAGCGAAGCCGAGCGGCTGCGCAGAGTGA